The following proteins are encoded in a genomic region of Phoenix dactylifera cultivar Barhee BC4 unplaced genomic scaffold, palm_55x_up_171113_PBpolish2nd_filt_p 000383F, whole genome shotgun sequence:
- the LOC120105850 gene encoding dihydrofolate reductase-like isoform X1, whose protein sequence is MDGVNGLEKKEMNSKKLKVLCLHGFRTGGSFLRKQIGKWDPSIFQDFLLDFPDGIFLAGGKSDIEDIYPPPYFEWFQFNKDFTEYTNLEECILYLCDYMTKNGPFDGMLGFSQGATLSALLISYQAKGKILKDHPPIKFLVSISGCKFRDPKICDIAYKDPIKVKSVHFIGDKDWLRQPSEELTAAFDSPLILRHPQGHTVPRLDEINVKNLSEWTRSILKSSITYDAPGVETWKTEANNANIKQAVVADPKSMEATDSELPMKGMSPPR, encoded by the exons ATGGATGGAGTAAATGGActggagaagaaggagatgaaTTCGAAGAAGCTGAAGGTGCTCTGCCTTCATGGCTTCCGAACCGGTGGGAGCTTTTTGCGCAAACAAATCGGCAAATGGGATCCTTCCATCTTCCAAGATTTCCTCTtg GACTTCCCTGATGGGATTTTTCTGGCGGGAGGGAAGTCGGACATTGAGGACATATATCCGCCTCCATATTTTGAGTGGTTCCAGTTCAACAAG GACTTCACGGAGTACACAAATTTGGAGGAGTGCATTTTGTACTTATGCGATTACATGACAAAGAACGGTCCTTTTGATGGAATGCTTGGCTTTTCTCAG gGTGCAACATTATCGGCTCTTTTGATTAGCTACCAAGCAAAG GGGAAGATATTGAAGGACCATCCACCAATAAAATTTCTTGTCTCAATCTCAGGGTGCAAGTTCAGAGACCCAAAGATATGTGACATTGCCTACAAAGACCCCATTAAGGTGAAATCTGTGCATTTCATTGGAGACAAGGACTGGCTGAGACAGCCCTCCGAGGAGCTGACTGCTGCCTTTGATAGCCCATTGATTCTAAGGCACCCTCAAGGTCACACAGTCCCCAGGCTAG ATGAGATAAACGTGAAGAATCTTTCTGAATGGACCAGAAGTATACTCAAAAGTAGTATCACATATGATGCTCCTGGTGTGGAGACCTGGAAAACTGAGGCAAACAATGCCAATATAAAGCAAGCAGTTGTTGCTGATCCAAAGAGTATGGAAGCTACAGATTCAGAGCTGCCCATGAAAGGGATGTCACCCCCGAGGTAA
- the LOC120105850 gene encoding uncharacterized protein LOC120105850 isoform X2 translates to MDGVNGLEKKEMNSKKLKVLCLHGFRTGGSFLRKQIGKWDPSIFQDFLLDFPDGIFLAGGKSDIEDIYPPPYFEWFQFNKGATLSALLISYQAKGKILKDHPPIKFLVSISGCKFRDPKICDIAYKDPIKVKSVHFIGDKDWLRQPSEELTAAFDSPLILRHPQGHTVPRLDEINVKNLSEWTRSILKSSITYDAPGVETWKTEANNANIKQAVVADPKSMEATDSELPMKGMSPPR, encoded by the exons ATGGATGGAGTAAATGGActggagaagaaggagatgaaTTCGAAGAAGCTGAAGGTGCTCTGCCTTCATGGCTTCCGAACCGGTGGGAGCTTTTTGCGCAAACAAATCGGCAAATGGGATCCTTCCATCTTCCAAGATTTCCTCTtg GACTTCCCTGATGGGATTTTTCTGGCGGGAGGGAAGTCGGACATTGAGGACATATATCCGCCTCCATATTTTGAGTGGTTCCAGTTCAACAAG gGTGCAACATTATCGGCTCTTTTGATTAGCTACCAAGCAAAG GGGAAGATATTGAAGGACCATCCACCAATAAAATTTCTTGTCTCAATCTCAGGGTGCAAGTTCAGAGACCCAAAGATATGTGACATTGCCTACAAAGACCCCATTAAGGTGAAATCTGTGCATTTCATTGGAGACAAGGACTGGCTGAGACAGCCCTCCGAGGAGCTGACTGCTGCCTTTGATAGCCCATTGATTCTAAGGCACCCTCAAGGTCACACAGTCCCCAGGCTAG ATGAGATAAACGTGAAGAATCTTTCTGAATGGACCAGAAGTATACTCAAAAGTAGTATCACATATGATGCTCCTGGTGTGGAGACCTGGAAAACTGAGGCAAACAATGCCAATATAAAGCAAGCAGTTGTTGCTGATCCAAAGAGTATGGAAGCTACAGATTCAGAGCTGCCCATGAAAGGGATGTCACCCCCGAGGTAA